AGCAATTTATCTACTGAGCCTAAGTACGATGAGGTCATTGAAAGGCTTAAAGCGCTTTAGGCTGTTAATTTATTTAATTAAATATAAAAAAACCGCCAACGGCGGTTTTTTTTAATGCTAAATATTAACTGGCTGTTTAGCCTAAAAGTTTAGCAAGTTGCTGACTTACAGTATCTACAGCTTGAGTACCATCTAGCTTATGGTATTGCGTGTTACCCGCTTTAGCTTCTGCTTGGTAGTAATCAACCAATGGCATTGTTTGCTCATGGTAAATACCTAAACGTTTACGTACAGTCTCTTCTGTATCGTCGGCACGGATAATTAGCTCTTCGCCTGTTTCATCGTCTTTACCTTCCACTTTTGGTGGATTGTAAACTACGTGGTATACGCGGCCAGAGCCAGGGTGTACTCTACGTCCGCCCATACGCTCAACAATTACTTCATCAGCAACATCGAATTCAATAACGTGATCAACCACCACGCCATTTTCTTTCATTGCATCAGCTTGTGGAATCGTACGTGGGAAACCATCAAGTAAAAAGCCTTGCTCACAATCTGGCTTAGCAATACGCTCTTTTACTAAACCGATGATGATATCGTCAGAAATTAGCTGACCAGCGTCCATTACTTTTTTAGCTTCTAGACCAAGTGGTGTACCTTCTTTAATGGCTGCACGAAGCATATCACCGGTAGAAATTTGTG
The sequence above is drawn from the Pseudoalteromonas espejiana DSM 9414 genome and encodes:
- the adk gene encoding adenylate kinase, with the protein product MRIILLGAPGAGKGTQAQFLMDKYGIPQISTGDMLRAAIKEGTPLGLEAKKVMDAGQLISDDIIIGLVKERIAKPDCEQGFLLDGFPRTIPQADAMKENGVVVDHVIEFDVADEVIVERMGGRRVHPGSGRVYHVVYNPPKVEGKDDETGEELIIRADDTEETVRKRLGIYHEQTMPLVDYYQAEAKAGNTQYHKLDGTQAVDTVSQQLAKLLG